Within Stella humosa, the genomic segment CGGCAGATGGATGGCATGGCGGTTCTCCCCATAACGCGACTGCAACGCATTAGCATCTTTGGACCCTAGAATTTGGCTTTCGCGGTGACCAGGAAAGTTCGGCCGCGCCCGGTCGCGAGGCCCGCGATCCCGGGCGATGTGCTGAGGGCGGGCGAGTAGGACTTGTCGAACAGGTTCGTCACGTTGGCACCCAGTTCCAGATTGTCGGTCATCTGGAAGTTGGTGAAGAGGTCGACGGTGACATAGCCCTTCTCGTGCGGGTCGGTGCCGGGCGCCACGTTGACCTCGCCGACATAGCTCTTGCTGACGGCATAGAGCCGACTGCCGAGCGTCAGGCGCTGGTCGAAGAGGCGGGCACCCACCGTAGCCGAGAAGATGTGGTCGGGCAGGTAGCTCTGGGCGCCGAAGCCGTTCACCTGCGAGGGCAGTTCGGAGTGGGTGTAGGTGTAGCCCAGGCTGGCAAAGGCGAAGCCGGCGTCGTAGGCCGCCTGGACCTCGACGCCCTGCACCACCGACGTGCCGGGATTGTTGACGAAGTGGACGCCGCCGGCCATCTCGGCGGTGATGTAGTTGTCGATGTTGTTGTAGAAATAGTTGCCCTTGAAGCGCAGCCTGTCGCCCTTGGCGAGGACGTCGTTCTTGCGGATGTTGGCACCGATCTCCCACCCCTTGGAGATTTCCGGCTGCAGGAAGGGATTGGGGAAGAACGACTGGCGCGGGCCGCCGGCCTGCGAGGGATGGCTGCCGCCAACCAGGCTCTCGGAGATCGTCGGCGCCCGGAACGCCTCGGCGTAGGTCACGAAGGGCTGGAGCCAGGGCAGGGGGTTCAGTGCCAGCGTCACCTTGGGATTGAGGCGCCCGGCCGAGCGATCGAGGTCGTAGGGCCCCGCCGGCATGCCGAGCGGGTTTTCGGCCACGACCGAGCCCTGGCCGTCGAGCGTGTACCGGTCGTAGCGCAAGCCCACGATCAGGTCCGCCATGCCATAGGTGAAGGTGGTGGCGGAAAAGACGCTGCCGATCGCGTTCTTGCCGCTGGCGTTCACGCCGCGGTCGGGGACGGCCGTGCTGTTGCGGACGTCGACATCGTCGTGGAAGTACTCGACCCCATAGTTGGCCGACACGGCCAGGGGGCCGAGCCGGAAACG encodes:
- a CDS encoding TonB-dependent hemoglobin/transferrin/lactoferrin family receptor, producing MTTQRYRTALLSGTALLLLTTTGHAQAPVPAADRQTAATYLSPVVVEAETVEDPYARPAATSRIGRDEIDQFGGQSLDDVLRASPGVFTRDSVQNPGIAVNIRGLEGSGRVNMMIDGVRQNFRFTGHEAQGFAYVDPAFIVGVDINRGAVSGAGGAGALAGTVNFRTIGVSDLISKGRNWGAQATATYGTNGAGWSESVAGAYRFNDTVAIAGGISKRDPRNYKNGDGETVPYTVQDIASGILKLEFTPSADHSLKFGGNIYRNEFYANSYFQDIDSRQFTANYTYTPDSDLIDLRVNAHYNRVRMNYDGALTALSAVGRRIDDTGLGFDISNTSRFRLGPLAVSANYGVEYFHDDVDVRNSTAVPDRGVNASGKNAIGSVFSATTFTYGMADLIVGLRYDRYTLDGQGSVVAENPLGMPAGPYDLDRSAGRLNPKVTLALNPLPWLQPFVTYAEAFRAPTISESLVGGSHPSQAGGPRQSFFPNPFLQPEISKGWEIGANIRKNDVLAKGDRLRFKGNYFYNNIDNYITAEMAGGVHFVNNPGTSVVQGVEVQAAYDAGFAFASLGYTYTHSELPSQVNGFGAQSYLPDHIFSATVGARLFDQRLTLGSRLYAVSKSYVGEVNVAPGTDPHEKGYVTVDLFTNFQMTDNLELGANVTNLFDKSYSPALSTSPGIAGLATGRGRTFLVTAKAKF